One genomic region from Lineus longissimus chromosome 6, tnLinLong1.2, whole genome shotgun sequence encodes:
- the LOC135489708 gene encoding uncharacterized protein LOC135489708: MASKRELYKPAPKQNVGSKDRRRPLTQGTLLAQSTKESMSPQASMRNSFSDFEEARSFANGDETGVSPREKMFKKKMRKPEDPASTPRKCAPKVSLSMSPRMTKPVKDLELSDSDHEISFNPALQLRSSLILHSTPPEVLVVNASRQTKSPDTAEVDVQLGYGHSPVKVICHTPNAVAGNLRNTGNTEISRQVSVDQVPRISVTRESDYSDISQPKTPLYKKPQVIPENTIAGSPKDPNCASRNVSLVYRDGAISPIRELNNHSQQNFMKSNVLDARDSETSDLDTMTGGSEAGSTLVNSSTAQSTIVSVPNHPPSSKKKKKVVYKVVQSKYMQAKPKAVGNDESILRNTSCTSQSSVRSDTLNRSRRRAAPKAREALVNISGVSSCSSVGSKPSQQYPFDVSAISAISNVSSGDDCMFAQPTSYPQPKSAKALAKSHANKRPKTTRHARRDVHLEANSSSESLASVSMAKEPKNKHTKKANHEVSQSHLDVLHSRNVQWFYLDALAEKRLKEQEKNFMAYTATLWEENERMRQRVFDLDQQIEKVKHLNRLDEAIELQKQGLGPVVNSISKVTSQHSTLAQALDTTRHQIPVRGVYIPDNPEEYENALLQSLEESEKLLSELNVMIRPKQQDVKSLAGAVNALEKTSGEETKKLENCQELLAAMQTLSTHEMSLLIQEIQEAEP; encoded by the exons atggcttcaaaacGAGAACTTTACAAGCCTGCACCGAAACAAAATGTTGGATCCAAGGACAGGAG GAGACCGCTGACCCAAGGAACACTTCTGGCTCAGTCTACAAAAGAAAGTATGTCTCCTCAGGCCAGCATGAGAAATTCTTTCTCAGATTTTGAAG AGGCTAGATCCTTTGCTAATGGTGACGAAACAGGAGTGTCACCACGAGAAAAGATGTTCAAGAAGAAGATGAGGAAGCCAGAAGATCCTGCTTCCACCCCAAGAAA GTGTGCTCCAAAAGTGTCACTGAGCATGTCACCAAGGATGACCAAACCTGTGAAAGATTTGGAACTCTCTGATTCAGACCATGAGATTTCATTCAACCCAGCA TTGCAGCTGCGCTCAAGCTTGATTCTGCACAGCACACCCCCTGAGGTTTTGGTTGTGAATGCCTCGCGCCAGACCAAAAGCCCAGACACCGCTGAAGTAGACGTCCAACTTGGTTATGGCCATTCTCCTGTCAAGGTCATCTGCCATACACCTAATGCTGTGGCGGGTAACTTGAG AAATACTGGTAATACTGAAATTAGCCGTCAAGTGTCTGTCGACCAAGTTCCAAGGATTTCTGTTACGCGTGAATCGGACTATTCGGATATTAGTCAGCCAAAGACACCTCTCTACAAGAAACCTCAAGTTATTCCAGAAAATACCATTGCTG GCAGCCCCAAAGATCCCAATTGTGCTTCCCGGAACGTCTCGCTCGTCTACCGTGATGGCGCTATCAGTCCTATACGGGAGCTGAATAATCATTCCCAGCAGAATTTCATGAAGAGTAACGTGCTTGATGCTCGAGATTCAGAAACAAGTGACCTTGACACAATGACAGGAGGAAGCGAGGCAGGCTCGACATTGGTTAATTCCTCGACTGCTCAGAGCACGAT TGTTTCTGTGCCTAATCATCCCCCGTcgtcaaagaagaaaaagaaagttg TTTATAAGGTTGTGCAGTCCAAATATATGCAAGCTAAGCCTAAAGCAGTTGGTAATGATGAG AGCATTTTGAGGAATACTAGTTGTACTAGCCAGTCCTCAGTTCGCAGTGACACCTTGAACAGATCAAGGCGACGGGCGGCCCCGAAGGCGAGAGAAGCACTTGTTAATATCAGCGGTGTTTCATCATGCAGTTCTGTAGGAAGCAAACCAAGCCAGCAATACCCTTTTGATGTGTCGGCAATATCGGCCATCTCCAACGTTAGTAGCGGGGACGACTGCATGTTTGCTCAGCCAACATCCTATCCACAACCTAAATCAG CTAAGGCTCTTGCTAAATCTCATGCTAATAAAAGGCCTAAGACAACTAGGCACGCGAGACGAGATGTCCATTTAGAAGCTAACTCATCATCAGAAAGTCTGGCATCAGTTTCTATGGCGAAGGAGCCAAAGAATAAACATACCAAG AAAGCCAATCATGAAGTTAGTCAAAGTCACCTGGATGTGCTACACTCTAGGAATGTCCAGTGGTTCTACCTGGATGCCCTCGCAGAAAAAAGACTGAAAGAACAAGAGAAAAACTTCATGGCGTATACAGCTACTCTTTGGGAAGAAAACGAACGAATGAGGCAGCGAGTATTTGACCTTGATCAGCAGATTGAGAAGGTCAAGCATTTGAATAGATTGGATGAGGCTATTGAACTTCAG AAGCAAGGCCTTGGTCCAGTGGTCAACAGTATCAGTAAAGTGACGAGCCAGCATAGCACACTTGCCCAAGCCCTTGATACAACCAGACACCAGATACCTGTTCGAGGTGTCTACATCCCTGATAATCCTGAAGAATATGAAA ATGCGTTACTGCAGTCCCTAGAAGAGAGTGAGAAGCTTCTGTCCGAGCTGAATGTGATGATCCGACCAAAACAACAAGATGTCAAATCTCTCGCAGGTGCTGTCAATGCTCTGGAGAAGACTTCAGGAGAGGAGACAAAGAAACTGGAAAA TTGTCAAGAACTGCTTGCAGCCATGCAAACCCTCTCTACCCATGAGATGTCTCTTTTGATACAAGAAATACAAGAGGCTGAACCTTGA
- the LOC135488943 gene encoding 2-Hydroxyacid oxidase 2-like, producing the protein MASEKFSCIKDYEEYASVHLPKDSRLYTNSGADAEVTMRDNQAAFERWRLRPRYLVDVSFRATAGTILGHKVDFPVGISPTAFHRLAHPDGEAAVARAAQDMNTIYIMSTTATSSIEEIARVAPNGINWFQLYIPHDRTLAEDMILRAQKAGFKALVLTIDTPDTGKKRINVREPINWPKHLKLGNFREDQVDGISSSVTKGVPTGGQFTEKLTWKDLDWLKKITNLPIIVKGIMTGEDAELAVQYGVSAVFVSNHGGRQLDGCLATIDVLPEIVRAVRGRVEVYLDGGVRHGADVLKALALGATAVFMGRPIIWGLSYNGYQGVRQVLSIMKEEIHLALALTGCLTPQSIKSDQVVHVTQVHQSRL; encoded by the exons ATGGCGAGTGAAAAATTCTCGTGTATTAAAGATTACGAAGAATACGCTTCCGTCCACCTGCCTAAAGATAGTAGATTATACACTAACTCCGGGGCGGATGCGGAGGTGACGATGCGGGACAATCAAGCGGCATTCGAAAG ATGGCGCCTCAGACCCCGTTATTTGGTCGATGTTTCGTTCAGGGCGACCGCTGGAACGATACTTGGTCACAAAGTAGACTTCCCTGTGGGCATATCACCAACCGCCTTCCATAGACTCGCCCATCCCGATGGCGAAGCTGCCGTTGCTAGAG cTGCCCAGGACATGAATACAATATACATCATGAGTACAACCGCAACCAGCAGCATAGAAGAAATAGCCCGAGTGGCTCCAAATGGCATCAACTGGTTCCAACTTTACATACCACACGATCGCACCTTAGCAGAAGACATGATTCTGCGCGCGCAGAAGGCGGGGTTCAAGGCGTTGGTCTTAACGATTGATACCCCTGATACTGGTAAGAAGAGAATCAATGTCCGTGAGCCAATCAACTGGCCGAAGCATTTAAAGTTAGGGAATTTTCGTGAGGATCAGGTAGATGGTATTTCG AGTTCTGTAACTAAAGGTGTACCTACTGGCGGTCAGTTCACAGAAAAATTAACTTGGAAGGATTTGGATTggttgaaaaaaatcaccaatttGCCAATCATCGTGAAGGGCATAATGACCGGCGAAGATGCGGAGCTAGCTGTCCAATATGGTGTCTCGGCAGTGTTTGTTTCGAATCACGGTGGCCGGCAGCTGGATGGCTGCTTAGCAACG ATCGACGTTCTGCCAGAGATTGTGAGAGCTGTGCGAGGTCGCGTGGAGGTGTACCTTGACGGCGGGGTCAGACATGGTGCTGATGTCCTGAAGGCTCTAGCGCTCGGTGCGACCGCCGTGTTCATGGGGAGGCCGATCATCTGGGGGCTATCCTACAAC GGTTATCAGGGTGTCCGTCAAGTTCTCTCGATTATGAAGGAAGAGATTCATCTAGCGTTGGCACTAACAG GTTGTTTGACCCCACAGTCCATCAAATCTGACCAGGTCGTACACGTGACACAAGTGCATCAGTCAAGGCTCTGA
- the LOC135488944 gene encoding seminal metalloprotease 1-like produces the protein MEHFLIIVHLMLFLVLSNMPTMSSIRALSSNYERDIGIFLRKDAIRHMLPKTDDALSTKSSALPNKRKAVISRRFRWTNKTIPFQLQQGQFTRRQLHDLKTAMGMYTNETCLSFRPATWMDVDKLFFKNGRGCSSQSIGMAGGTQTINLSTDGCRSIGMYLHELGHAVGLLHEHQLPGRDEHIRINWQNVQPSMRRWFDIYSPQEVENYDIPYDVTSVMHYGIKSFSKDDSDTITTVDPADREKVGEIYWKVLSFTDVKVVNLMYNCSDHCPSHITCPPEGFLTKNCQCVTPLTYHEAHCSNSYENETICYRFKSIGLCDYTPEWMSENCRKACNRCPGFGV, from the exons ATGGAGCATTTTTTGATCATCGTTCACCTAATGCTG TTTCTGGTGCTTTCAAATATGCCCACGATGTCTTCCATACGTGCACTGTCTTCAAATTATGAAAGAGACATCGGCATCTTCCTGAGAAAGGATGCAATTCGTCACATGTTGCCCAAGACCGATGATGCCTTGTCGACAAAGAGTAGTGCACTTCCGAACAAGAGGAAGGCTGTCATAAGTCGACGCTTCAGGTGGACCAACAAGACAATTCCATTTCAACTACAGCAGGGACAATTCA CCAGACGTCAGCTGCATGATCTAAAGACTGCAATGGGGATGTATACGAATGAAACATGTCTATCATTCCGACCCGCCACATGGATGGATGTTGACAagcttttcttcaaaaatggaCGCGG ATGCAGTTCGCAATCCATAGGAATGGCCGGAGGAACACAAACTATAAATCTAAGTACAGATGGATGTCGATCG ATAGGGATGTATCTACATGAGTTAGGGCACGCCGTAGGTCTCCTCCACGAACACCAACTCCCCGGTAGAGACGAGCATATACGGATCAACTGGCAAAATGTCCAACCATCAATGCGACGATGGTTTGATATATACAGCCCACAAGAAGTAGAAAATTACGATATACCATATGATGTTACGTCCGTCATGCATTATGGGATAAAG TCTTTCAGTAAAGATGACTCCGACACCATTACAACTGTTGACCCTGCTGATAGAGAAAAAGTAGGAGAAATATACTGGAAGGTGTTATCATTCACTGACGTCAAAGTTGTTAATCTCATGTACAACTGTTCTG ATCATTGTCCTTCACACATCACGTGTCCTCCGGAAGGCTTCCTCACCAAAAACTGTCAATGCGTCACACCGCTAA CTTACCACGAGGCGCATTGCTCAAATAGTTACGAAAATGAAACGATATGCTACCGTTTTAAATCCATCGGACTTTGTGACTATACCCCGGAATGGATGAGTGAAAACTGCAGAAAGGCTTGCAATCGGTGTCCAGGTTTTGGAGTCTAA
- the LOC135489328 gene encoding keratin, type I cytoskeletal 9-like, giving the protein MYNPMHTLAIEQDKTNHERKMGRSRSRSPRRVGEYRKRSRSRERYPPSGGQRGDRYGGGPSSSGGGRDRGGYGRRSRSRSPPAKRDGGSDQFQSKGKDWENSGYGGGRVPPSERPEPEEDSLEGKSEEEIAMMKVMGFGDFSTTKGKMVSGNDVYVANITRKRRYSGIGGEVDDDEPGELFLMGEAGMRNCQNVQTALSTREVDNWLGKDGRKYIERQIKDDDDPRGGFRGGRGSGRGRGGDRGGGRGRGGDRGGRGGGRGSYDRGGSSRGDYKSRDSSSYGNRDSSSYGNRDSSSYGNQDSGSYRNKDSTSHASHDSNSYGSSSSGYGSSNKSSYGSGGSYGSGGGSDSYGSSSASSFGSSGAGSFGSTGTGSYGSSSYGSGDTSTYGTGSSGYGTGGSGSYGNVAAPGYGTPSPAAYGTGQTAAYGTGQTAAYGTGQTASYGTAQTPAYGTGHNAAYGTGQTSAYGTGATPTYGTGTSRYGTGSIGGYGGTH; this is encoded by the exons ATGTACAATCCAATGCACACTTTAGCCATCGAACAAGACAAAACGAATCACGAACGAAAAATGGGTCGTAGTCGAAGTCGTTCTCCTCGTAGAG TTGGTGAATACCGTAAAAGATCTCGATCGAGGGAAAGATATCCTCCTAGTGGTGGTCAAAGAG GGGATCGATACGGAGGCGGTCCAAGTAGTTCAGGTGGTGGTAGAGATCGAGGAGGCTATGGCAGACGTTCACGGTCACGATCACCTCCAGCAAAACGAGATGGGGGCAGCGACCAGTTTCAAAGTAAAGGAAAGGACTG GGAAAATTCTGGTTATGGTGGTGGACGGGTGCCTCCTTCTGAGAGACCGGAGCCAGAAG agGATAGTTTAGAAGGAAAGTCCGAGGAAGAAATTGCCATGATGAAAGTAATGGGCTTTGGAGACTTCTCCACCACGAAG GGGAAAATGGTATCGGGAAATGATGTATATGTGGCAAATATCACACGCAAAAGAAGATATAG TGGCATTGGTGGTGAAGTTGATGACGACGAACCAGGAGAGCTCTTCTTGATGGGCGAAGCTGGCATGCGAAACTGCCAAAATGTACAGACAGCTCTATCCACACGAGAAGTGGATAACTGGCTTGGCAAAGATGGCCGGAAATATATTGAGCGCCAGataaaagatgatgatgatccacgTGGAGGTTTCCGCGGTGGACGTGGCAGTGGAAGAGGGCGTGGAGGTGATCGGGGCGGAGGCCGTGGACGAGGGGGTGATCGGGGAGGAAGAGGTGGCGGTCGGGGCAGTTACGATCGAGGTGGTAGCTCAAGGGGTGATTACAAGAGCCGCGATTCAAGCAGTTATGGGAACCGAGATTCAAGCAGTTATGGGAACCGAGATTCAAGTAGTTATGGGAACCAAGATTCTGGAAGTTATAGGAACAAAGATTCCACCAGTCATGCAAGCCATGATTCCAATAGCTATGGTTCAAGTTCCAGTGGTTATGGCAGCTCCAACAAAAGCTCGTACGGATCTGGGGGCTCATATGGCTCTGGAGGAGGTTCAGACTCTTATGGATCAAGCAGTGCCAGCTCGTTTGGATCGAGTGGTGCTGGCTCGTTTGGATCTACAGGCACTGGCTCTTATGGTTCCAGCTCCTATGGATCTGGTGACACCAGCACTTATGGAACTGGAAGTTCAGGATATGGAACTGGAGGTTCAGGCTCCTATGGGAATGTGGCTGCCCCAGGTTATGGTACCCCGTCCCCGGCAGCATATGGCACTGGCCAGACTGCTGCATATGGCACTGGCCAGACTGCTGCATATGGCACTGGCCAGACTGCTTCATATGGCACTGCTCAGACTCCGGCATATGGCACTGGCCATAATGCGGCATATGGCACTGGCCAGACCTCAGCATATGGCACTGGGGCGACACCCACGTATGGCACTGGCACATCAAGATATGGCACTGGCAGTATCGGTGGCTATGGGGGCACACATTGA
- the LOC135488941 gene encoding sodium- and chloride-dependent glycine transporter 1-like isoform X1, which yields MTLTSEFKMAELESFQPPDKQIDVEARSEDSETSGDENKVRGNWGRQIDFLMTSVGYCVGLGNIWRFPYLCMRNGGGAFLVPYFIFLAVGGLPLYFMEVAIAQFSSRSALNVWYFCPLAKGLGWGMIVLSWICTVYYQVIITWVLYYLGNSFQNPLPWATCDNEWNTEFCTSRSGMNMSYLNLTFVNASVGLNATNGSLSYDVTNVALVEGNASSLNITRRLMTPSEEFWQYNNLEMTDGIDNIGGLRWQLVLCHLAGWLVNILIVVKGVKSVGKVVYVTATVPYLFLIILLVRGCTLPGAATGIVYYLRPDFNRLLDFKVWAEACMQIFYSLGPAWGGIITMASYNKFHHNMYRDAVIVPLINCFTSFFAGFVTFSVVGFMADEAGLTVEDVITSGPGLAFIAYPEALAKLPFAPAWSVIFFIMLYTIGLDSQFTTFETVVSGLVDQFPNYLRGKKIHVLIGLGVVNVAIGLLFCTRAGVYYFQICDWYAGAFTVMTIGSLECIAVVYLYGGRRFLYDIQMMLGSRPCFGWIGLLGGVTPVSLLICLGYSMFNFVAPYYGDYTYPMWAILFGWTLTVISLLPVFGCAIHQIVITKGTIIQKLKHSIRPDDSWGPALEQHQKDYKYSKFYHQGSNDTTLVMKVLPNTPAEDPSNGKLLQ from the exons ATGACTCTAACAAGCGAATTTAAGATGGCAGAGTTGGAGTCCTTCCAGCCCCCGGATAAACAGATCGATGTGGAAGCTCGCAGTGAAGACAGCGAAACGTCGGGTGACGAGAACAAGGTGCGAGGGAACTGGGGGAGACAGATAGACTTCTTAATGACAAGTGTTGGATATTGTGTTGGTCTTGGAAATATCTGGAGGTTCCCTTATCTCTGTATGAGAAATGGAGGAG gTGCCTTTCTTGTACCTTACTTTATCTTCCTTGCTGTTGGAGGATTGCCTCTCTATTTCATGGAAGTGGCCATAGCACAATTCTCCAGTCGGAGTGCCTTGAACGTGTGGTATTTTTGCCCACTAGCTAAAG GTCTCGGTTGGGGCATGATTGTCCTTTCTTGGATCTGTACCGTCTACTATCAAGTGATCATCACATGGGTCCTCTACTACCTGGGTAACTCGTTTCAAAACCCCCTCCCTTGGGCCACATGCGACAATGAGTGGAACACAGAGTTCTGTACCAGCAGAAGTGGCATGAATATGAGCTACCTCAACTTGACTTTTGTGAACGCCAGTGTTGGGCTAAACGCAACTAATGGTAGTCTAAGTTACGATGTCACTAATGTCGCGCTCGTCGAGGGGAACGCGTCCTCCCTCAATATAACCCGGAGACTTATGACACCAAGTGAAGAGTTTTGGCA ATACAACAACTTGGAGATGACCGATGGCATTGATAACATCGGCGGACTGCGATGGCAGCTTGTCCTCTGCCATCTTGCGGGATGGCTTGTCAACATACTTATTGTTGTTAAAGGAGTCAAGTCGGTTGGCAAG GTTGTATATGTGACTGCTACGGTACCATATTTGTTCCTCATCATCCTGTTAGTAAGAGGCTGCACTCTGCCTGGTGCTGCCACCGGCATCGTCTACTACCTGAGACCCGATTTCAACAGACTGTTGGATTTTAAG GTTTGGGCAGAAGCTTGCATGCAAATCTTCTATTCTCTGGGACCTGCTTGGGGTGGTATCATCACCATGGCAAGTTATAACAAGTTTCATCACAACATGTACAG AGATGCTGTTATCGTGCCCCTCATAAACTGCTTCACCAGCTTTTTTGCTGGTTTTGTAACGTTTTCTGTGGTTGGTTTTATGGCTGATGAGGCTGGGCTAACTGTGGAGGATGTCATCACGTCAG GACCTGGTCTAGCTTTTATCGCGTATCCAGAAGCCCTTGCAAAGCTGCCTTTCGCACCAGCGTGGTCTGTCATATTCTTCATTATGTTATACACGATTGGCCTTGATTCACAG TTTACAACATTTGAGACTGTTGTGAGCGGCCTCGTTGATCAGTTCCCAAATTACTTGCGCGGCAAGAAAATTCACGTGCTGATCGGTTTGGGTGTAGTTAACGTTGCCATTGGTCTTCTATTTTGTACCAGG GCTGGGGTGTATTACTTCCAAATATGTGACTGGTATGCCGGAGCCTTCACGGTCATGACAATCGGCTCTTTAGAGTGTATTGCAGTTGTTTACCTTTACGGTGGGAGGCGCTTCCTGTACGACATTCAGATGATGCTGGGTTCTAGACCTTGCTTCGGATGGATTGGGCTACTAGGAGGAGTCACTCCTGTCAGTTTACTG ATCTGCCTCGGATATTCCATGTTCAACTTCGTTGCACCATATTATGGTGATTACACTTACCCGATGTGGGCAATTCTTTTCGGTTGGACTTTGACAGTTATATCTCTCCTGCCAGTATTTGGCTGTGCGATACACCAGATCGTGATAACCAAGGGTACTATCATTCAG AAGCTGAAGCATTCTATACGACCCGATGATTCTTGGGGTCCCGCGCTCGAGCAACATCAAAAAGATTACAAATACAGCAAGTTTTATCATCAAGGATCAAATGATACGACATTAGTGATGAAGGTGCTGCCAAATACACCAGCAGAAGATCCTAGCAACGGGAAACTACTTCAATGA
- the LOC135488941 gene encoding sodium- and chloride-dependent glycine transporter 1-like isoform X2, with translation MEVAIAQFSSRSALNVWYFCPLAKGLGWGMIVLSWICTVYYQVIITWVLYYLGNSFQNPLPWATCDNEWNTEFCTSRSGMNMSYLNLTFVNASVGLNATNGSLSYDVTNVALVEGNASSLNITRRLMTPSEEFWQYNNLEMTDGIDNIGGLRWQLVLCHLAGWLVNILIVVKGVKSVGKVVYVTATVPYLFLIILLVRGCTLPGAATGIVYYLRPDFNRLLDFKVWAEACMQIFYSLGPAWGGIITMASYNKFHHNMYRDAVIVPLINCFTSFFAGFVTFSVVGFMADEAGLTVEDVITSGPGLAFIAYPEALAKLPFAPAWSVIFFIMLYTIGLDSQFTTFETVVSGLVDQFPNYLRGKKIHVLIGLGVVNVAIGLLFCTRAGVYYFQICDWYAGAFTVMTIGSLECIAVVYLYGGRRFLYDIQMMLGSRPCFGWIGLLGGVTPVSLLICLGYSMFNFVAPYYGDYTYPMWAILFGWTLTVISLLPVFGCAIHQIVITKGTIIQKLKHSIRPDDSWGPALEQHQKDYKYSKFYHQGSNDTTLVMKVLPNTPAEDPSNGKLLQ, from the exons ATGGAAGTGGCCATAGCACAATTCTCCAGTCGGAGTGCCTTGAACGTGTGGTATTTTTGCCCACTAGCTAAAG GTCTCGGTTGGGGCATGATTGTCCTTTCTTGGATCTGTACCGTCTACTATCAAGTGATCATCACATGGGTCCTCTACTACCTGGGTAACTCGTTTCAAAACCCCCTCCCTTGGGCCACATGCGACAATGAGTGGAACACAGAGTTCTGTACCAGCAGAAGTGGCATGAATATGAGCTACCTCAACTTGACTTTTGTGAACGCCAGTGTTGGGCTAAACGCAACTAATGGTAGTCTAAGTTACGATGTCACTAATGTCGCGCTCGTCGAGGGGAACGCGTCCTCCCTCAATATAACCCGGAGACTTATGACACCAAGTGAAGAGTTTTGGCA ATACAACAACTTGGAGATGACCGATGGCATTGATAACATCGGCGGACTGCGATGGCAGCTTGTCCTCTGCCATCTTGCGGGATGGCTTGTCAACATACTTATTGTTGTTAAAGGAGTCAAGTCGGTTGGCAAG GTTGTATATGTGACTGCTACGGTACCATATTTGTTCCTCATCATCCTGTTAGTAAGAGGCTGCACTCTGCCTGGTGCTGCCACCGGCATCGTCTACTACCTGAGACCCGATTTCAACAGACTGTTGGATTTTAAG GTTTGGGCAGAAGCTTGCATGCAAATCTTCTATTCTCTGGGACCTGCTTGGGGTGGTATCATCACCATGGCAAGTTATAACAAGTTTCATCACAACATGTACAG AGATGCTGTTATCGTGCCCCTCATAAACTGCTTCACCAGCTTTTTTGCTGGTTTTGTAACGTTTTCTGTGGTTGGTTTTATGGCTGATGAGGCTGGGCTAACTGTGGAGGATGTCATCACGTCAG GACCTGGTCTAGCTTTTATCGCGTATCCAGAAGCCCTTGCAAAGCTGCCTTTCGCACCAGCGTGGTCTGTCATATTCTTCATTATGTTATACACGATTGGCCTTGATTCACAG TTTACAACATTTGAGACTGTTGTGAGCGGCCTCGTTGATCAGTTCCCAAATTACTTGCGCGGCAAGAAAATTCACGTGCTGATCGGTTTGGGTGTAGTTAACGTTGCCATTGGTCTTCTATTTTGTACCAGG GCTGGGGTGTATTACTTCCAAATATGTGACTGGTATGCCGGAGCCTTCACGGTCATGACAATCGGCTCTTTAGAGTGTATTGCAGTTGTTTACCTTTACGGTGGGAGGCGCTTCCTGTACGACATTCAGATGATGCTGGGTTCTAGACCTTGCTTCGGATGGATTGGGCTACTAGGAGGAGTCACTCCTGTCAGTTTACTG ATCTGCCTCGGATATTCCATGTTCAACTTCGTTGCACCATATTATGGTGATTACACTTACCCGATGTGGGCAATTCTTTTCGGTTGGACTTTGACAGTTATATCTCTCCTGCCAGTATTTGGCTGTGCGATACACCAGATCGTGATAACCAAGGGTACTATCATTCAG AAGCTGAAGCATTCTATACGACCCGATGATTCTTGGGGTCCCGCGCTCGAGCAACATCAAAAAGATTACAAATACAGCAAGTTTTATCATCAAGGATCAAATGATACGACATTAGTGATGAAGGTGCTGCCAAATACACCAGCAGAAGATCCTAGCAACGGGAAACTACTTCAATGA